The genomic stretch CCGAGGTCGGTGTTGTGCGCGATGGTCGTCAGCCGGTCGACCGACGTCTCGGTCAGCGTCCGGGTCGGGTCGTAGGTGAAGTACGCATAGGCGCGCTCGCGGCCACGGCCCACGCGGCCGCGGATCTGGTGCAGCTGGGACAGACCGAAGGTGTCGGCCCGGTCGACGATCAGCGTGTTCGCGTTCGGGATGTCGAGGCCGGACTCGACGATCGTGGTCGAGACCAGGACGTCGTACTCCTTCTCCCAGAAGCCGACCATGATCTTCTCGAGCTCGTGCTCCTTCATCTGGCCGTGGCCGACGGCGACGCGGGCCTCGGGCACCAGGTTCCGGATCTTCGCCGCCGCCTTGTCGATCGACTGGACCCGGTTGTGGATGACGAAGACCTGGCCGTCGCGCAGCAGCTCCCGGCGGATCGCCGCGGCCATCTGCTTGTCGTCCCACGCGCCCACGTAGGTCAGCACCGGGTGCCGCTCCTCCGGCGGGGTGAGGATCGTCGACATCTCGCGGATGCCGGTCAGCGACATCTCCAGCGTGCGCGGGATCGGGGTGGCGGACATCGACAGGACGTCGACCGCCGTCCGCATGGTCTTCAGGTACTCCTTGTGCTCGACGCCGAAGCGCTGCTCCTCGTCGACGATCACCAGACCCAGGTCCTTGAACCGCGTCGTCGGCTGCAGCAGCCGGTGGGTGCCGACCAGGATGTCGATCTCGCCGCGCGCGAGCTCCTCGATGATCTGCCGCGACTCGGCGTCGGACTGGAACCGGGAGAGGACGGCGACCCTCACCGGGAACTGCGCGACCCGCTCGGAGAACGTCTTGAAGTGCTGGTTCGCCAACAGCGTCGTCGGCACCAGCACGGCGACCTGCTTGCCGTCCTGGACCGCCTTGAACGCCGCGCGCACGGCGATCTCGGTCTTCCCGTAGCCGACGTCGCCGCAGATGATCCGGTCCATCGGCACCGGCTGCATCATGTCGGCCTTGACCTCGTCGATGGCCGCGAGCTGGTCGGGGGTCTCCTGGAACGGGAAGGCGTCCTCGAGCTCCCGCTGCCAGACGGTGTCCGGCCCGAACGTGTGGCCCTTGGTCGCCATGCGCGCGCTGTAGAGCCGGATGAGCTCCGCGGCGATCTGCTTGACCGCCTTGCGGGCCTGCCCCTTGGTCTTCTGCCAGTCGGCGCCGCCCAGCTTCGACAGCGCCGGGCTCTCCCCGCCGACGTACCGGGTCAGCTGGTCGAGGGCGTCGGTGGGCACGAACAGCCGGTCCGGCGGCTGGTTCCGCTTGCTCGGCGCGTACTCGACGATCAGGTAGTCGCGCTGGCCGCCGTTGACCGTGCGGCTGACCATCTCGACGTAGCGGCCGATGCCGTGGTGCTCGTGGACGACGAGGTCCCCCGGTTGGAGCTGCACCAGGTCGACGGCGTTGCGCCGCCGGGCGGGCATCTTGACCGCCTCCCGCATGGTGGCGCCGCGCTGCCCGGTGAGGTCGTGCTCGGTGAGCAGCGCCAGCCGCACGCCGGGGAAGGCGAAGCCGCTCTCCAGGGTGCCCTGCGTGACGTAGGTCAGCCCGCCCTCCGGCGCGGCCGCGACGTCCGGGACCAGCCGCACGCCGAGGTCGGCCTCGGCGAACTGGTCGGCCGCGCGCTGCGCCGGGCCCGGCCCGGCGAAGGTGACGACCACGCGCCAGCCGTCGCGGGTCCAGTCGCGCACCTGCTCGACGGCCTTGGGCACGTCACCCGAGAACCGGTCGACCACCGTGGCGTCGAGGGTGACGTGCTCGTCGTCGTCCCCGAGGGTGAAGGCGCCCGTGGTCCACCACGGCAGGCCGCGGATGCGGGCGGCGGTCTCGACCTCGGCCAGGTCGCGGAAGGACGACGCCCCGAGGTCGATCGGCGCCTGACCGGCCTCCGCCGCGGTGGCCCACGACGCGGCGAGGAACTCCTCCGCCGTGCGCACCAGGTCGGCGGCGCGGCTGCGCACCCGCTCGGGGTCGCACACCAGCACGTGCGTGCCGCGAGCCACCAGGTCGGTCAGCAGCTGCATGTCCCCCGGCACGAGCACCGGGATGAGCGACTCCATGCCCTCGACGGCGATGCCCTCGGCCAGCTTGCCGAGGATCTCCGCGAGCTCGGGGTGCTCGACGGCCAAGGCGGCCGCGCGCTCGCGGACCTCAGGCGAGAGCAGCAGCTCGCGGCACGGCGGCGCCCACAGCCGTTCCGGCCGCTCGTCCAGCGAGCGCTGGTCGGCGGCGGAGAAGTAGCGCAGCTCGTCGACCTCGTCGCCCCAGAACTCCACGCGCACCGGGTGCGGTTCGGTCGGCGGGAACACGTCGAGCAGGCCGCCGCGAACGGCGAACTCGCCGCGCTTCTCGACCAGCTCGACCCGGGTGTAGGCGGCGTCGAGCAGCGCGCGGGCGACGTCGTCGAGATCGGCCTCCGCGCCGGGCCGCAGCTCCACCGGGACGAGGTCGCCCAGGCCGGGGGCGAGGGGCTGCAGGACGCTGCGCACCGGCGCGACGAGGACGTCGACCCCACCGTTCTCGCCGGGATGGGTCAGGTCGCGGAGCACCGCGAGCCGCCGGCCGACGGTGTCGGCGCGGGGACTCAGCCGCTCGTGGGGCAGCGTCTCCCAGGCGGGGAACGTCTCGACGCGCCGGCCGGGGACGACGCAGCGCAGGAAGTCGGCGACCCCTTCTGCGTCCCGCTCCCCCGCGGTGACCACGAGGACCGGCACACCCGCGCCCGGCTTCTGCGCCGCCAGCGCCGCGGCGACCAGCGGCTGCGCGGGCGGCGGCGCGGTGACGGCGAGCGTCGCGTTGCCCGCCGAGCCGACCACGCGCGCCATGCCGGGGTCGGTGAGGACGACGTCGAGCACGCCGCGCAAGGTCACGCTGTATCTCTCCTGGGATCGGGAGGCCGCACACGTGCCGCGGAATGCAGCAGGGGCCGGATCCCCAGTCTAAGGACCCCGCTGCCGCCCACGCCTCGCTCGCTCGGCGCGGGCCCCTGCAGCGGGGCCGTCCTCAGGAGGTGAGCGCGCGGGCCACCCGGCCCACCGGCTCCTCGGCGTCGATGGTGGCCAGCGCCTTGCGGAGGACCGTGCTGGAGGTGTGCATCGTGTACGGGAAGTACTTCACCTGGACGCCCACCTCGGCGAAGTCGCGCTCGAGCTTGTCGCCCTTGGGGGTGCCCCGCCAGTCGTCGCCCTTGAAGATGACGTCGAAACCGACCTGGCGCCACGTGTCGATCTTGTCCGGCACGACCTCGGCGTGGACGTCGTCGACGAAGCGCAGGCTGCGGACGATCTCCAGCCGCTCGCTGAGCGGGATGACCGGTGCCCGGCCCTTGGTGAGCAGGAGCATCTCGTCGGAGACCACGCCGGCGATGAGCCGGTCGCAGTGCTCGGCGGCGTGCTTGAGGATGTTCAGGTGCCCGATGTGGAACAAGTCGTAGGCGCCCGGCGCGTATCCGACCACCGTCATGCGTGATGCCCCCCTGTCGCACACCGCCAGGACTCGAGGCGGCGCGCACTCATCGTTACTTGCAGTGATGCCGGGCGACGACTGCGGCGCCTGACCTGCTGCTGGAGCCCGAAAGCTACCGGAACGGCGTCACGCACGGTGACGTTCGGCGCCTCCTTCACCCCATCGGGCGGGCAGGTCCGGCGTCGGGCCGGCAGGTCGCGAGGATCGACGACGGCGGGCCCTCCGGCGACCCCGCCCCATCGGGTGATGCCAGCCCAAGCGGACCTGGCGACACGTGGGTCCCGCACTAACATCGAGTACCGAGAGGCTCACGGACAGCGGGGTTCCGGCCTTCGACCAGCTGCGCCCGCCCGCGGTGCCAGAGCACCACGAGGCGTCGGCACAGCGACAGGGACGGACATGGAACTCACCGAGTACGTCGCCGTACTCCGCCGCCACTGGCGGATCTGGATCGGATGCACCGTCGTGTCGGTGCTGGCCGCGCTCCTGGTGCTGCAGGTGACGCCGCGCACCTACGAGGCCACGGCCCGGGTGTTCGTCTCGGCGTCGCCGTCGATCTCCAACAGCGCGCAGTACGTCAACCAGCGCGCCAAGAGCTACCCGGCCGTCGCGGCCAGCCAGGCCGTGCTCGGCCCGGTGATCGAGCGGCTGGGCCTCGACGAGACCGTCACCGAGCTCCGTGGCCGCGTCTCGGCCGAGAACCCGCCGGACACCTCGCAGGTGCAGGTCACCACCAGCTCCGGCGATCCGGAGGAGGCCGCGGCCATCGCCAACGCCGTCGCCGAGCAGCTCGCCGACGTGGTCGAGGAGCTCGAGACGCCGCAGTCGGGCAACCGGCCGGTCACTCTCACGGTCAACGACCCGGCGACGGTGCCCGTGCGTCCGGTCTCACCCGTGGCGCTGTTCGTGCTCGCGCTCGGTCTGGTCGCGGGGCTGTTCGTCGGCCTGGCCGCCGCGATCGTGCGCAGCCGGCTCGACACGAGCGTCCACTCGGAGGACGACGTCCGTCGTGTCTGGGGTGAGCAGGATCTCGACGTCCTGGCGCCGCGCCGCGGGCGGGCCCGCCGCAGCGCCCTGACCGGCCGGGCGGCCACCGCCCTGGCGCGCCGCCTCGAGCTGATCGCCGGCGACCGCTCGCTCCGCGTGGCGCTGCTCTGCCCCTCGCCGGACGAATTGCGCGCGGCGCGAGCGCTGGCCGAGGACGTCGCGGTGGAGCTGCGCGGTCGCGAGCTGCCCACCACCGTGACCGGTCCGGGCGTGGCCGGCGGCTCCGTCGCGGACGAGCGTCAGCTGATCCGTCTCGAGGTCGCCGACCCGCTGGCCCCGCTGCGCTTCTGGCGCGAGGTCGCCGCGCGCTACGACGGCGTCGTCCTCGTCGTGCCGGTCGGCCGGGTCGACGAGGCCGAACTGCTCGAGGTGCGCCGCATCCTGCGCGACGTCCACCTCCGGCCGCTCGCCGTCGTCCTGGCCCGCGGCCGCGGCGTCCAACGGGCCGGGAGGAAGCCGCCGTCCCCGACCGTGCTCCCCGGTCCGCCCGCCGAGCTGCGCACCGCGTCCGACCCGGCCGCCACCGCCCGGCGCGTCCCGCCGCCGGCCCCGGGCAGCGGGGCCGGCGCGGTCACCGCGACGGTGCCCGCGGCCACGACCGTCACCCTGTCCCCCGGGTCGCCCGACGCCACGGCCCCCACGGGCAACCACGACGTGCCCGACACCGAGCACAAGGGCGGGGCGGTGCCGCGGCGCGGCCGCTGACCCTCCTGGGACCGCCTCGGGCCGACCGGTCAGCCGGTCAGGACGACGGCACCGCCGGCGGGCCGACCGGGTAGCGGCGCACCTCGTCGTCGGCCGACGGAAGCGCTCCGGACCCGGGACCGCCGGGCGCGCGGTGGACGACCGGTCGCGAGGCCGGGGGCGGCAGCTCGTCGTGCAGGCGCGCCCGCGTGCCGCCCTCGACGAGCAGCGAGAGGGCGAAGAACGCCAGGAAGGCAGGGGTGGCGTCGAACATGCCGCTCTCGACGAGGCTGCGGCCGACGAGGAAGACCCACAGCCCCAGGAACAGCGCCCGGTAGGGGCGAGGGGCGCGCACGAGGCCACGCAGCACCCAGAGCACCCAGACGACGGCCGCCAGCAGCCCGAGCAGCCCCGTCTGGACGAGCAGCGAGACCCAGCTGCTGTCGAGCGGCTGCTCGTTCCACCACTGCCCCTCGACCTCGATGATCTTCACCGAGAGGCCGCCACCGAACGCGAGCTGCCACGCCGACTCGGCCCAGCGCGTGGCGGCGTCCCAGGCGATGAACCGCGACTCCAGCGTGCTGACGCCGGTGCCGTCACGCTCCAACCAGCCGGCCAGCACCCCGGTCGTCACGGCCAGCACCGCGCCGAAGCCACCGAGCAGCAGGCCCCCCACGACCAGTCCGACCCGCGCACGCCGGATGTGCAGGGCCATGACCATCAGCGCGGCGACGAGCATGAGCAGCGCCGTGCGCGAGCCGGTCGCCCAGACGACGCCCAGGGCGACAGCCCCCGATCCGGTCAGGCGCCAGCCCAGTTCGCCGAGCACAGTGCGCCACACCACGTAGACCACGACGATGCCGGCGAGCATGGCCAGCTCGTTGGGGCTCAGCGGCGGCAGCCCGCCCTGGAGCCGTCCGGTGGACACCGTCGACACCCCGGTCACCGCGGCGACCGCCCCCACGGACCCGCAGGCGAGCGCGAGGGACGAGAAGAACTGCTGGACCGTGGAGTTGCGGAGGAGGAAGAAGACGGCGCCGGCCAGGACGGCGACGCGGACGGCCACCAGCCCGCTGGCCATCAGCGTGCCGTGCACGAGGGCGCCGAAGACCGAGCTGCCCAGCACGATCCCGAGCATCCACACCGAGCCGGTGCCCAGCCGGCGGCGGTAGCCGGACTGGGCGGCGAAGAACGCCAGAGCCAGCGCCAGGCCGCTGAGGCCGCCCTTGGCCACGACCACCGGGTCCAGCGATCCGGCGAAGTACTGGCCGCGCCGCCAGCCGACGGTGCACGCCACGAGCAGCAGCGCCACGACGAGGCGCACGACGGCGCCCCCCACCGGCCGGCCCCCTCGCGCCGACCTGCGTCGGCGCAGGAGTGGTCATGACGGCAGATGCTACGGGCGGATCCGCGCATTCCGGGTGAACTCGTGGCGCCTGGCTACCCTTCGGGTGACGACCACGGCGGGTGGCCGGGACGGGGGACGGCCGGTGCGGGTGCTCTTCGACGGCTACTGGCTGCTCAGCGGGCCTCCGTCGGGCCGCCGGGTGGTCGACTCCTTCCTCCGAACCTGGTCGGTCGACCACCCCGGCGACGCGCTCACGGTGGCCGTGCCGAGGGCCGAGCAGGAGCAGATCCGGGGTCTGCTGGGTGATCTGCCGGTCGAGCTGCGGACGGTCCGCCGGCGGCCGCACGGCATCAGCGCGATGACCGAGATGGGGTCGCTCGCCGACGTCGACGTCGTCCTCGCGCAGAACTACACGCCCCTGCGTTCGAGGCGCTGCGCGCGACCTTCATCCACGACCTGATGTTCGAGGAGCACCCGGAGTTCTTCACCCGGAGCGAGCGGGTGTACTTCGCGGGCATGCCGTGGTCGGCCCGGTTCGCCGACGTGCTCCTGACCTCGACCCACGCCGAGGCCGGCCGCATCGCCCGCACCCGCCCCCGCCTGGCCGGCAAGGTCCGGCCCATCGGGCTGACGGTGCCGGAGAGCTTCGCGGCGACCTCCGCGCAGAACCCCGACCTCGGACTCGAACCGGGCCGCTTCCTGCTGTGCGTCGGCCGCCTCAACGCCCGCAAGAACGTCAACCGGCTGATGGACGCCCTCCGCGCGGAGGACCTGCTCGGGGACGACTTCCCGCTGGTGGTGGTCGGCGAGCCCGACGGCCTCGCCATCGCCCGCATCGACCCGACCGACCGGCGCTTCCGGTTCGTCGGCGGAGTGAGCGACGAGGCGTTGCGGTGGCTCTACGAGCAGTGCCGCCTGTTCGTCTTCCCCTCTCTCGACGAGGGGTTCGGGCTGCCGGTGGTCGAGGCGGCCATCTGCGGGGCGCCGATGGTGCTCAGCGACATCCCCGCCTTCCGGGAGCTGGCCCCCGGCGCGGTCTTCTTCGACCCGCTCGACGTCGCGTCGATCGGCGCCGCGGTCCGCGACGAGCTGGCCGGCTCCCCGAGTCCCGCGCCGGAGGTCGTCGTCCCGACCTGGTCGGAGGTCGTGGGCCGGATCCGGACCGCGGTGGTCGAGCGGCTGGCGGGCTGACGTCAGACCGGCGCCGGCGCGCGGCCGGTCCGGTGCGCACCGTCCTCGCGGTCGGCGAGGGGCCTGAGCACCAGCTGCCGGACGGCGACCGCGGCCAGCAGCGGGCCGACCGCCAGGGTCAGCGGCGCCCACTGCTCCCCCTCGGCGACGGAGCGCACCAGCAGCACGACCACGCCCAGCGCCACGAACTCGAGCAGCCGGACCGCGAGCACCCGGCGCTGCTGCCGCTGCACCGTGGCCACGCCCGAGTACGGCAGCAGGACGGCGGCCGCGACGGCGTAGGCCCCCCAGCCGGCGACGGCCAGCACCGGCATGTCGTACCCGCCGCCGGTGAGCAGCGGCTCGACCACCGGTTGCAGGGCCACCGCGGCGAGGGAGATGAGCGCGACCGAGCCGGCCATGGCCAGGGCCACCCGGTCGGCCGACCGGAGCGCCCGGCTCACGGGGCGCGGGCCCGTGGAGTCCCGGCTCATGGTCACGTAGTGGGGCAGCAGGTAGGAGCCGAGCCCCGCGACGATGGTGAGCGTGGGCGCGGTGTAGACGCGAGCGGCCTCGATCGGACCGTAGGCGGCTGCCCCCGCCAGA from Blastococcus sp. PRF04-17 encodes the following:
- the mfd gene encoding transcription-repair coupling factor, whose amino-acid sequence is MTLRGVLDVVLTDPGMARVVGSAGNATLAVTAPPPAQPLVAAALAAQKPGAGVPVLVVTAGERDAEGVADFLRCVVPGRRVETFPAWETLPHERLSPRADTVGRRLAVLRDLTHPGENGGVDVLVAPVRSVLQPLAPGLGDLVPVELRPGAEADLDDVARALLDAAYTRVELVEKRGEFAVRGGLLDVFPPTEPHPVRVEFWGDEVDELRYFSAADQRSLDERPERLWAPPCRELLLSPEVRERAAALAVEHPELAEILGKLAEGIAVEGMESLIPVLVPGDMQLLTDLVARGTHVLVCDPERVRSRAADLVRTAEEFLAASWATAAEAGQAPIDLGASSFRDLAEVETAARIRGLPWWTTGAFTLGDDDEHVTLDATVVDRFSGDVPKAVEQVRDWTRDGWRVVVTFAGPGPAQRAADQFAEADLGVRLVPDVAAAPEGGLTYVTQGTLESGFAFPGVRLALLTEHDLTGQRGATMREAVKMPARRRNAVDLVQLQPGDLVVHEHHGIGRYVEMVSRTVNGGQRDYLIVEYAPSKRNQPPDRLFVPTDALDQLTRYVGGESPALSKLGGADWQKTKGQARKAVKQIAAELIRLYSARMATKGHTFGPDTVWQRELEDAFPFQETPDQLAAIDEVKADMMQPVPMDRIICGDVGYGKTEIAVRAAFKAVQDGKQVAVLVPTTLLANQHFKTFSERVAQFPVRVAVLSRFQSDAESRQIIEELARGEIDILVGTHRLLQPTTRFKDLGLVIVDEEQRFGVEHKEYLKTMRTAVDVLSMSATPIPRTLEMSLTGIREMSTILTPPEERHPVLTYVGAWDDKQMAAAIRRELLRDGQVFVIHNRVQSIDKAAAKIRNLVPEARVAVGHGQMKEHELEKIMVGFWEKEYDVLVSTTIVESGLDIPNANTLIVDRADTFGLSQLHQIRGRVGRGRERAYAYFTYDPTRTLTETSVDRLTTIAHNTDLGAGMAVAMKDLEIRGSGNLLGGEQSGHIAGVGFDLYVRLVGEAVADYRAQVTGESAPAEPVEVRVDLPVDAHLPHDYVPGERLRMEAYRKVASIQDDAQAQAVLDELTDRYGAPPAPVLNLVAVARFRVAMRALGITEVSLQGRAIRISPVALPESKQMRLARLAEGASYKAAVETISLKVPVGPDRRTPLRDVALLENLHATLTAVLETPVAAAS
- a CDS encoding adenylyltransferase/cytidyltransferase family protein, with protein sequence MTVVGYAPGAYDLFHIGHLNILKHAAEHCDRLIAGVVSDEMLLLTKGRAPVIPLSERLEIVRSLRFVDDVHAEVVPDKIDTWRQVGFDVIFKGDDWRGTPKGDKLERDFAEVGVQVKYFPYTMHTSSTVLRKALATIDAEEPVGRVARALTS
- a CDS encoding YveK family protein, producing the protein MELTEYVAVLRRHWRIWIGCTVVSVLAALLVLQVTPRTYEATARVFVSASPSISNSAQYVNQRAKSYPAVAASQAVLGPVIERLGLDETVTELRGRVSAENPPDTSQVQVTTSSGDPEEAAAIANAVAEQLADVVEELETPQSGNRPVTLTVNDPATVPVRPVSPVALFVLALGLVAGLFVGLAAAIVRSRLDTSVHSEDDVRRVWGEQDLDVLAPRRGRARRSALTGRAATALARRLELIAGDRSLRVALLCPSPDELRAARALAEDVAVELRGRELPTTVTGPGVAGGSVADERQLIRLEVADPLAPLRFWREVAARYDGVVLVVPVGRVDEAELLEVRRILRDVHLRPLAVVLARGRGVQRAGRKPPSPTVLPGPPAELRTASDPAATARRVPPPAPGSGAGAVTATVPAATTVTLSPGSPDATAPTGNHDVPDTEHKGGAVPRRGR
- a CDS encoding glycosyltransferase family 4 protein yields the protein MFEEHPEFFTRSERVYFAGMPWSARFADVLLTSTHAEAGRIARTRPRLAGKVRPIGLTVPESFAATSAQNPDLGLEPGRFLLCVGRLNARKNVNRLMDALRAEDLLGDDFPLVVVGEPDGLAIARIDPTDRRFRFVGGVSDEALRWLYEQCRLFVFPSLDEGFGLPVVEAAICGAPMVLSDIPAFRELAPGAVFFDPLDVASIGAAVRDELAGSPSPAPEVVVPTWSEVVGRIRTAVVERLAG
- a CDS encoding O-antigen ligase family protein is translated as MGGAVVRLVVALLLVACTVGWRRGQYFAGSLDPVVVAKGGLSGLALALAFFAAQSGYRRRLGTGSVWMLGIVLGSSVFGALVHGTLMASGLVAVRVAVLAGAVFFLLRNSTVQQFFSSLALACGSVGAVAAVTGVSTVSTGRLQGGLPPLSPNELAMLAGIVVVYVVWRTVLGELGWRLTGSGAVALGVVWATGSRTALLMLVAALMVMALHIRRARVGLVVGGLLLGGFGAVLAVTTGVLAGWLERDGTGVSTLESRFIAWDAATRWAESAWQLAFGGGLSVKIIEVEGQWWNEQPLDSSWVSLLVQTGLLGLLAAVVWVLWVLRGLVRAPRPYRALFLGLWVFLVGRSLVESGMFDATPAFLAFFALSLLVEGGTRARLHDELPPPASRPVVHRAPGGPGSGALPSADDEVRRYPVGPPAVPSS